Proteins from one Bacteroides mediterraneensis genomic window:
- a CDS encoding M48 family metallopeptidase, which produces MKNILISFCFIMFSIGIHGQDLSSNDLSLLKKTPEVSSLYNSALHYVLLYENDMDSLTKALTYIDKAIVINPNISYSYLLKGKILFRIGKKEESLNLLSSLCEKESCTYHTLFLTGMLYEKTGFPQKALRYYDRALDKNTTVLKSTACNLKDFIYNLVIRYFMDGKKMNMDEVKSLLSDHLKTTNDKIIQTEVEKLYKNFDKDNYIKNLWNYNIMEY; this is translated from the coding sequence ATGAAAAATATATTGATTTCATTTTGCTTTATAATGTTTTCTATTGGAATACATGGGCAAGACTTAAGTTCAAACGATTTATCGTTACTGAAGAAAACTCCTGAAGTATCTTCATTGTACAATTCTGCATTACATTACGTGCTTCTTTATGAGAATGATATGGATTCATTGACAAAAGCTCTCACATATATTGACAAAGCAATAGTTATTAATCCTAATATATCATACTCATATTTATTGAAAGGTAAGATATTGTTCCGTATAGGGAAAAAGGAAGAATCATTGAACTTGCTTTCTTCATTATGCGAAAAGGAATCCTGTACTTACCACACGTTGTTTTTGACAGGCATGCTGTATGAAAAGACAGGTTTTCCTCAAAAAGCCCTTAGATATTATGACCGAGCATTGGATAAGAACACAACAGTATTGAAATCAACTGCATGTAACTTGAAAGATTTCATATATAACCTTGTCATACGTTACTTCATGGATGGTAAAAAGATGAATATGGATGAAGTGAAATCTTTATTATCAGACCATTTGAAAACTACAAATGATAAGATAATACAGACAGAAGTGGAGAAGTTATATAAAAATTTCGATAAGGATAATTATATAAAAAACCTGTGGAATTATAATATTATGGAATATTAA